The Streptomyces sp. NBC_00224 genome has a window encoding:
- a CDS encoding aliphatic sulfonate ABC transporter substrate-binding protein, producing MPANRTALRRGLAVAASLPLLVLAACSYGSEKDKSDDSQKAGVASDAKKLSADSVKIGYFPNLTHATALVGVQEGLFQKELGGTQVKTSTFNAGPSEIEALNAGSIDIGWIGPSPSINGYTKSKGQNLRIIGGSASGGVKLVVNPDKIKSLDDVKGKKIATPQLGNTQDVAFLNWIAERGWKVDAQSGKGDVSVVRTDNKITPDAYKSGSVDGAWVPEPTASKLVSQGAKVLLDEADLWADKEFVITNIIVSQKFLKAHPDVVEAVLRGSVKTNDWIKANPDKAKASANAALKSLSGKALPANVLDPAWQSIKTTDDPLAATLGIEADHAVKAGLLKKPDLDGIYDLAPLNKVLKALDKPAVADAGFGVK from the coding sequence GTGCCTGCCAACCGCACCGCTCTCCGCCGCGGCCTCGCCGTCGCCGCGTCCCTCCCCCTGCTCGTCCTGGCCGCCTGCAGCTACGGGTCGGAGAAGGACAAGTCCGACGACAGCCAGAAGGCCGGTGTCGCCTCCGACGCCAAGAAGCTGTCGGCGGACAGCGTGAAGATCGGCTACTTCCCGAACCTCACCCACGCCACCGCGCTGGTCGGCGTCCAGGAGGGCCTGTTCCAGAAGGAACTGGGCGGCACCCAGGTGAAGACCTCCACCTTCAACGCGGGCCCCTCCGAGATCGAGGCCCTGAACGCCGGGTCCATCGACATCGGCTGGATCGGCCCCTCCCCCTCGATCAACGGCTACACCAAGTCCAAGGGCCAGAACCTGCGCATCATCGGGGGCTCCGCGTCGGGCGGCGTGAAGCTGGTGGTCAATCCGGACAAGATCAAGTCCCTGGACGACGTCAAGGGCAAGAAGATCGCCACCCCGCAGCTCGGCAACACCCAGGACGTGGCCTTCCTCAACTGGATCGCCGAGCGGGGCTGGAAGGTCGACGCCCAGAGCGGCAAGGGCGACGTCTCCGTGGTCCGTACGGACAACAAGATCACCCCGGACGCCTACAAGTCGGGCTCCGTCGACGGCGCCTGGGTGCCGGAGCCGACCGCGTCCAAGCTGGTCTCGCAGGGCGCGAAGGTCCTCCTCGACGAGGCCGACCTGTGGGCCGACAAGGAGTTCGTGATCACGAACATCATCGTGTCGCAGAAGTTCCTCAAGGCGCACCCCGACGTCGTCGAGGCGGTGCTGCGCGGCTCGGTGAAGACCAACGACTGGATCAAGGCCAACCCGGACAAGGCCAAGGCGTCCGCGAACGCCGCGCTGAAGTCGCTCAGCGGCAAGGCGCTGCCGGCGAACGTCCTGGACCCGGCGTGGCAGTCGATCAAGACCACCGACGACCCGCTGGCCGCCACCCTTGGCATCGAGGCCGACCACGCGGTCAAGGCCGGTCTGCTGAAGAAGCCCGACCTGGACGGCATCTACGACCTGGCCCCGCTCAACAAGGTCCTCAAGGCCCTGGACAAGCCCGCGGTCGCCGACGCCGGCTTCGGCGTCAAGTAA
- a CDS encoding putative leader peptide, with amino-acid sequence MSGTGIALVSRRHVDLGRMSSAICPAR; translated from the coding sequence ATGTCCGGAACTGGAATTGCCTTGGTGAGTCGACGACACGTCGACCTGGGCCGTATGTCCAGCGCCATCTGTCCGGCCCGCTGA
- a CDS encoding phosphoadenylyl-sulfate reductase has product MTTTQEQRTGAELKALAEQAGRDLEDASALEILQWAVDTFGERFCVTSSMEDAVVAHLASRARKGVDVVFLDTGYHFPETIGTRDAVAAVLDVNVITLTPRQTVAEQDAQYGPKLHDRDPDLCCALRKVKPLQEGLTAYSAWATGLRRDESPTRANTPVVGWDEKRQKVKVSPIARWTQDDVDAYVAEHGVITNLLLMDGYPSIGCAPCTRRVAEGEDARAGRWAGRNKTECGLHG; this is encoded by the coding sequence ATGACGACGACTCAGGAGCAGCGCACGGGCGCGGAGTTGAAGGCACTGGCCGAGCAGGCCGGGCGCGACCTGGAGGACGCCTCCGCCCTGGAGATCCTCCAGTGGGCGGTGGACACCTTCGGCGAGCGGTTCTGCGTGACGTCCTCCATGGAGGACGCGGTGGTCGCCCATCTGGCGTCCCGCGCCCGCAAGGGCGTCGACGTGGTGTTCCTGGACACCGGCTACCACTTCCCCGAGACCATCGGCACCCGGGACGCGGTGGCCGCCGTGCTGGACGTCAACGTCATCACGCTGACACCGCGTCAGACCGTGGCCGAGCAGGACGCCCAGTACGGCCCGAAGCTGCACGACCGCGACCCGGACCTGTGCTGCGCGCTGCGCAAGGTCAAGCCGCTCCAGGAGGGCCTGACCGCGTACTCCGCGTGGGCGACCGGCCTGCGCCGCGACGAGTCCCCGACCCGGGCGAACACCCCGGTGGTCGGCTGGGACGAGAAGCGGCAGAAGGTCAAGGTCTCCCCGATCGCCCGCTGGACGCAGGACGACGTGGACGCGTACGTCGCGGAGCACGGCGTGATCACCAACCTGCTGCTCATGGACGGCTATCCGTCCATCGGCTGCGCGCCCTGCACCCGCCGCGTGGCGGAGGGCGAGGACGCGCGGGCCGGCCGCTGGGCCGGGCGCAACAAGACCGAGTGCGGGCTGCACGGCTGA
- a CDS encoding sirohydrochlorin chelatase, with amino-acid sequence MYGPVLLVIAHGSRDPRHAATVHALVRRVRSLRPGLRVETAFLDFNAPAVPRVLERLAFEGVGEVVALPLLLTRAFHAKADIPAVLAQAPPQLDIRLADVLGPSPLLLSTVERRLQEALYEAGLTPADKRSTGVVLASAGSTDPEAIAVIADVARELRHTGWCAVRPAFASAALPHTEDAVRELRESGVRRVAVAPYVIAPGFLPDRIARGAHDADVLADVLGAAPELARLLLVRYEEASARAAGPAALTA; translated from the coding sequence ATGTACGGACCGGTCCTCCTCGTCATCGCCCACGGCAGCCGCGATCCGCGGCACGCGGCGACCGTGCACGCCCTGGTACGGCGCGTACGGTCGCTGAGGCCGGGGCTGCGTGTGGAGACCGCCTTCCTGGACTTCAACGCCCCGGCCGTACCGCGGGTGCTTGAGCGCCTGGCATTCGAAGGTGTAGGGGAGGTGGTGGCGCTGCCGCTGCTGCTGACCCGGGCCTTCCACGCCAAGGCCGACATCCCGGCGGTGCTCGCCCAGGCGCCGCCGCAGCTGGACATCCGCCTCGCCGACGTCCTCGGCCCGTCGCCGCTGCTGCTCTCGACGGTGGAGCGACGGCTCCAGGAGGCCCTGTACGAGGCGGGGCTCACCCCTGCCGACAAGCGCTCGACCGGGGTCGTCCTGGCCTCGGCGGGCTCCACGGACCCGGAGGCGATCGCAGTGATCGCAGATGTAGCGCGGGAGCTGCGGCACACCGGTTGGTGCGCCGTGCGACCTGCGTTCGCCTCCGCTGCTCTACCCCATACGGAAGATGCGGTACGGGAGTTGCGGGAATCCGGTGTGCGCCGGGTCGCCGTCGCCCCGTACGTCATCGCCCCCGGCTTCCTGCCGGACCGGATCGCCCGGGGCGCGCACGACGCCGACGTGCTGGCCGATGTGCTGGGCGCGGCCCCGGAGCTGGCCCGGCTGCTGCTCGTACGGTACGAGGAGGCGTCGGCGCGGGCGGCGGGACCGGCCGCGCTCACCGCCTGA
- a CDS encoding nitrite/sulfite reductase — translation MAATPDKPASTTPRRKPGRHRGEGQWAVGHFTPLNGNEQFKKDDDGLNVRTRIETIYSKRGFDSIDPNDLRGRMRWWGLYTQRKPGIDGGKTAILEPEELDDSYFMLRVRIDGGRLTTEQLRVVGEISQEFARGTADLTDRQNIQYHWIRIEDVPEIWRRLEAVGLSTTEACGDTPRVILGSPVAGIAENEIIDGSSAIDEIQRRFIGNPEFSNLPRKFKSAISGSPLLDVAHEINDIAFVGVEHPEHGPGFDLWVGGGLSTNPKLGVRLGAWVPLEEVPDVFGGVIGIFRDYGYRRLRTRARLKFLVADWGPEKFRQVLEDEYLKRKLTDGPAPQQPPAVWRDHLGVHKQQDGRFYVGFAPRVGRVDGTTLTKIAELAEAHGSGRLRTTAEQKMIVLDVAEEQVESLVAGLEALDLKVAPSPFRRGTMACTGIEYCKLAIVETKARGAALIDELERRIPDFDEPLTININGCPNACARIQVADIGLKGQLVLNDEGEQVEGYQVHLGGALGLEAGFGRKVRGLKVTSAELPDYIERVLKRFEAERESGERFATWTARAGEEALS, via the coding sequence ATGGCCGCCACCCCAGACAAGCCCGCCTCCACCACCCCCCGTCGCAAGCCGGGGCGCCACCGTGGTGAAGGTCAGTGGGCCGTCGGTCACTTCACGCCGCTCAACGGGAACGAGCAGTTCAAGAAGGACGACGACGGTCTCAATGTGCGGACACGTATTGAGACGATTTACTCCAAGCGCGGATTCGACTCCATCGACCCCAACGACCTGCGCGGACGCATGCGCTGGTGGGGTCTGTACACCCAGCGCAAGCCCGGGATCGACGGCGGCAAGACCGCGATCCTGGAGCCGGAGGAGCTCGACGACTCGTACTTCATGCTGCGCGTACGGATCGACGGCGGGCGGCTGACCACCGAGCAGCTGCGGGTGGTCGGTGAGATCTCGCAGGAGTTCGCGCGCGGGACCGCCGACCTCACCGACCGGCAGAACATCCAGTACCACTGGATCCGGATCGAGGACGTGCCGGAGATCTGGCGGCGGCTCGAAGCCGTCGGCCTGTCGACCACCGAGGCGTGCGGCGACACCCCGCGCGTCATCCTCGGCTCGCCGGTCGCCGGCATCGCCGAGAACGAGATCATCGACGGCTCGTCCGCGATCGACGAGATCCAGCGCCGGTTCATCGGCAACCCCGAGTTCTCCAACCTGCCGCGCAAGTTCAAGTCCGCGATCTCCGGCTCGCCGCTGCTCGACGTGGCGCACGAGATCAACGACATCGCGTTCGTCGGCGTCGAGCACCCCGAGCACGGGCCCGGCTTCGACCTGTGGGTCGGCGGCGGGCTCTCCACCAACCCCAAGCTGGGGGTGCGCCTCGGCGCCTGGGTGCCGCTGGAGGAGGTGCCGGACGTGTTCGGCGGTGTCATCGGCATCTTCCGCGACTACGGCTACCGGCGACTGCGCACCCGTGCCCGGCTGAAGTTCCTGGTGGCCGACTGGGGCCCGGAGAAGTTCCGCCAGGTCCTGGAGGACGAGTACCTCAAGCGCAAGCTGACCGACGGGCCCGCGCCCCAGCAGCCGCCCGCGGTCTGGCGCGACCACCTCGGCGTCCACAAGCAGCAGGACGGCCGCTTCTACGTCGGCTTCGCGCCCCGCGTCGGCCGCGTCGACGGCACCACCCTCACCAAGATCGCTGAGCTCGCCGAGGCACACGGCTCCGGCCGCCTTCGCACCACCGCCGAGCAGAAGATGATCGTGCTCGACGTGGCCGAGGAGCAGGTCGAGTCGCTGGTGGCGGGGTTGGAGGCGCTGGACCTGAAGGTCGCGCCGTCCCCGTTCCGCCGCGGCACCATGGCCTGCACCGGCATCGAGTACTGCAAGCTGGCGATCGTCGAGACGAAGGCGCGCGGCGCCGCGCTCATCGACGAACTGGAGCGCCGCATCCCGGACTTCGACGAGCCGCTCACCATCAACATCAACGGCTGCCCGAACGCCTGCGCCCGTATCCAGGTCGCGGACATCGGTCTCAAGGGGCAGCTGGTCCTGAACGACGAGGGCGAGCAGGTCGAGGGCTACCAGGTGCACCTGGGCGGCGCACTTGGCCTGGAGGCGGGTTTCGGCCGCAAGGTCCGCGGCCTGAAGGTCACTTCGGCCGAACTGCCCGACTACATCGAGCGGGTCCTCAAGCGCTTCGAGGCGGAGCGCGAGAGCGGCGAGCGGTTCGCCACGTGGACCGCTCGCGCCGGCGAGGAGGCCCTGTCGTGA
- a CDS encoding ABC transporter permease: MASTETSAADEAAKTVKADKHTHDLAGLEAGLDALETVQSGRAPFRETLVQKILPPLSAIALVLVVWQGLVWAKVADDTKLPSPSSVWSGLKELWLQGTLLDIVWTSVSRGLLGFLLALAIGTPLGLIVARVKFIRAAIGPILSGLQSLPSVAWVPPAVIWLGLNNSMMYAVILLGAVPSIANGLVSGVDQVPPLFLRAGRTLGATGLRGTWHIVMPAALPGYLAGLKQGWAFSWRSLMAAEIIASSPDLGLGLGQLLENGRNNSDMPGVFLAIFLILIVGIAIDLLIFSPLERYVLRSRGLLVKS; this comes from the coding sequence ATGGCCAGCACTGAGACGTCGGCGGCCGACGAGGCCGCCAAGACCGTCAAGGCCGACAAGCACACCCACGACCTGGCCGGTCTGGAGGCGGGCCTCGACGCGCTGGAGACGGTGCAGAGCGGGCGCGCCCCGTTCCGCGAGACCCTGGTCCAGAAGATCCTGCCGCCCCTGTCGGCGATCGCGCTGGTCCTGGTGGTCTGGCAGGGCCTGGTGTGGGCGAAGGTCGCCGACGACACCAAGCTGCCCTCGCCGTCCTCGGTCTGGTCGGGCCTCAAGGAGCTCTGGCTCCAGGGCACCCTGCTCGACATCGTCTGGACCAGCGTCTCGCGCGGCCTTCTCGGCTTCCTGCTGGCGCTGGCGATCGGGACGCCGCTGGGGCTGATCGTGGCCCGGGTGAAGTTCATCCGCGCCGCCATCGGGCCGATCCTGTCCGGCCTCCAGTCGCTGCCGTCGGTGGCCTGGGTGCCCCCGGCGGTGATCTGGCTCGGCCTGAACAACTCGATGATGTACGCGGTGATCCTGCTGGGCGCGGTGCCCTCGATCGCCAACGGCCTCGTCTCCGGCGTCGACCAGGTCCCGCCGCTGTTCCTGCGCGCGGGCCGCACCCTGGGCGCCACCGGCCTGCGCGGCACCTGGCACATCGTGATGCCCGCCGCCCTGCCCGGCTATCTGGCGGGTCTGAAGCAGGGCTGGGCGTTCTCCTGGCGTTCGCTGATGGCCGCCGAGATCATCGCGTCCTCGCCCGATCTGGGCCTGGGGCTCGGCCAGTTGCTGGAGAACGGCCGCAACAACTCCGACATGCCGGGCGTCTTCCTCGCCATCTTCCTGATCCTGATCGTCGGCATCGCGATCGACCTGCTCATCTTCAGCCCGCTGGAGCGCTATGTGCTGCGCAGCCGCGGTCTGCTGGTGAAGAGCTGA
- a CDS encoding helix-turn-helix domain-containing protein, with amino-acid sequence MIEFRFGVGDLASTSFAYSPFQEAVFSLWGWWDPSRFPHQRPWLRRLRPLYERQDTELLAALVAPHGFIPDFLTPRPRKVRSTFAEQLARLRATPLEVIGPDVLRTFGGAELPPPLRDGLADPAAFLERVAVALDRYWHECLAPDWWPRARAVLEADLARQSRVLAEQGAAVLFPALDKRLTWHGDRVRLRHPVPDTWPAADIQVAGRGMVLMPTTFARGAISTVDPGLPPVLNYPAHGRGTLSEMPPPVNDRALVRLLGPARARLLTLLAEPATTTELARRLEITPGAVSQHLSVLYDAGLLYRSRRGRSVQYARTSLGEDLLRR; translated from the coding sequence GTGATCGAGTTCAGGTTCGGCGTCGGCGATCTCGCGAGTACGTCGTTCGCGTACTCGCCGTTCCAGGAGGCGGTGTTCTCGCTGTGGGGCTGGTGGGACCCGTCGCGCTTTCCCCATCAGCGGCCCTGGCTGCGCCGGTTGCGCCCGCTCTACGAGCGCCAGGACACCGAGCTGCTCGCCGCGCTGGTCGCCCCGCACGGCTTCATCCCGGACTTCCTCACGCCCAGGCCGCGGAAGGTGCGGTCCACGTTCGCCGAGCAGCTGGCGCGGCTGCGGGCCACGCCGCTGGAGGTGATCGGGCCGGATGTGCTGCGCACCTTCGGCGGCGCGGAGCTGCCGCCGCCGCTCCGGGACGGGCTCGCCGACCCGGCCGCCTTCCTGGAGCGCGTCGCCGTCGCGCTCGACCGCTACTGGCACGAGTGCCTCGCCCCCGACTGGTGGCCGAGGGCCCGCGCGGTCCTGGAGGCCGATCTCGCCCGGCAGTCGAGGGTGCTGGCCGAGCAGGGCGCGGCCGTTCTCTTCCCGGCCCTGGACAAACGGCTCACCTGGCACGGCGACCGGGTGCGGCTCAGGCACCCGGTGCCGGACACCTGGCCCGCGGCCGACATCCAGGTCGCGGGCCGGGGCATGGTCCTGATGCCGACGACGTTCGCACGCGGAGCCATCTCCACCGTCGACCCGGGCCTGCCGCCGGTCCTCAACTACCCGGCGCACGGCAGGGGAACGCTCAGCGAGATGCCGCCGCCGGTCAACGACCGCGCCCTGGTCCGCCTCCTCGGCCCGGCCCGCGCCCGGCTGCTGACCCTGCTCGCGGAACCCGCCACCACCACCGAGCTCGCCCGGCGCCTGGAGATCACCCCGGGCGCGGTGAGCCAGCACCTGTCGGTGCTCTACGACGCGGGGCTGCTGTATCGGTCCCGGCGGGGCCGGAGCGTCCAGTACGCCCGCACCTCGCTCGGCGAGGACCTGCTCAGGCGGTGA
- the cysD gene encoding sulfate adenylyltransferase subunit CysD — MTTTAAALTEGTDSPYALTHLDALESEAVHIFREVAGEFERPVILFSGGKDSIVMLHLALKAFAPAAVPFTLLHVDTGHNFPEVLEYRDRAVEEHGLRLHVASVQEYIDRGVLKERPDGTRNPLQTVPLTEAIREHRFDAVFGGGRRDEEKARAKERVFSLRDEFSQWDPRRQRPELWQLYNGRHAPGEHVRVFPLSNWTELDVWQYIAREQIELPQIYFAHEREVFRRAGMWLTAGDWGGPKQDESVETRLIRYRTVGDMSCTGAVDSDATTLDAVIAEIAASRLTERGATRADDKMSEAAMEDRKREGYF, encoded by the coding sequence ATGACGACGACCGCTGCCGCCCTGACCGAGGGCACCGACAGCCCGTACGCGCTGACCCACCTCGACGCCCTGGAGTCCGAGGCGGTGCACATCTTCCGCGAGGTGGCGGGCGAGTTCGAGCGGCCGGTGATCCTCTTCTCCGGCGGCAAGGACTCGATCGTCATGCTGCACCTGGCGCTGAAGGCGTTCGCCCCCGCGGCGGTCCCCTTCACGCTGCTGCACGTCGACACCGGGCACAACTTCCCCGAGGTGCTTGAGTACCGGGACCGCGCGGTCGAGGAGCACGGGCTGCGGCTGCACGTCGCCTCCGTGCAGGAGTACATCGACCGCGGTGTCCTCAAGGAGCGCCCGGACGGCACCCGCAACCCGCTGCAGACCGTGCCGCTGACCGAGGCGATCCGGGAGCACCGCTTCGACGCTGTGTTCGGCGGCGGGCGGCGCGACGAGGAGAAGGCCCGGGCCAAGGAGCGGGTGTTCTCGCTGCGCGACGAGTTCTCGCAGTGGGACCCGCGCCGCCAGCGCCCCGAGCTGTGGCAGCTCTACAACGGCCGGCACGCGCCGGGCGAGCACGTGCGGGTCTTCCCGCTCTCCAACTGGACCGAGCTGGACGTGTGGCAGTACATCGCCCGCGAGCAGATCGAGCTGCCGCAGATCTACTTCGCGCACGAGCGCGAGGTGTTCCGGCGGGCCGGCATGTGGCTGACCGCGGGCGACTGGGGCGGCCCCAAGCAGGACGAGAGCGTCGAGACCCGGCTGATCCGCTACCGAACGGTCGGCGACATGTCCTGCACCGGCGCCGTCGACTCCGACGCGACGACGCTGGACGCCGTGATCGCCGAGATCGCCGCCTCCCGGCTCACCGAGCGGGGCGCGACGCGCGCCGACGACAAGATGTCCGAGGCCGCGATGGAAGACCGCAAGCGCGAGGGGTACTTCTAG
- a CDS encoding sulfate adenylyltransferase subunit 1 → MSTPVDNAVQFADLSATTLLRFATAGSVDDGKSTLVGRLLHDSKSVLTDQLEAVEAASAKRGQDAPDLALLTDGLRAEREQGITIDVAYRYFATPRRRFILADTPGHVQYTRNMVTGASTADLALVLVDARNGVVEQTRRHAAVAALLRVPHVVLAVNKMDLVGYEEKVFAAIAEEFTTYAGELGVPEITAIPISALAGDNVVEPSAHMDWYGGPTVLEHLETVPVSHDLTGCHARLPVQYVIRPQTAEHPDYRGYAGQIAAGTFRVGESVTVLPSGRTSKISGIDLLGESVNVAWTPQSVTLLLDDDVDISRGDLIVPSGDAPATTQDVEATVCHVADQPLAVGHRVLLKHGTRTVKAIVKDIPSRLTLDDLSLHPHPGQLAANDIGRVKIRTAEPLPLDSYADSRRTGAFILIDPADGTTLTAGMVGESFASPEPVKADVDYDGWDF, encoded by the coding sequence ATGTCCACACCCGTTGACAATGCTGTGCAGTTCGCGGACCTCTCCGCGACCACCCTGCTGCGCTTCGCGACCGCCGGGTCCGTCGACGACGGCAAGTCCACCCTGGTGGGCCGCCTCCTCCACGACTCCAAGTCGGTCCTCACCGACCAGCTGGAGGCTGTCGAGGCCGCCTCCGCCAAGCGCGGCCAGGACGCCCCGGACCTGGCACTGCTCACCGACGGCCTGCGGGCCGAGCGCGAGCAGGGCATCACCATCGACGTCGCCTACCGCTACTTCGCCACCCCCCGGCGCCGGTTCATCCTGGCCGACACCCCCGGGCACGTGCAGTACACCCGCAACATGGTGACCGGCGCCTCCACCGCCGACCTCGCCCTGGTCCTGGTCGACGCCCGCAACGGCGTGGTCGAGCAGACCCGCCGGCACGCCGCGGTCGCCGCCCTGCTGCGGGTGCCGCACGTGGTGCTCGCGGTCAACAAGATGGACCTGGTCGGTTACGAGGAGAAGGTCTTCGCGGCGATCGCCGAGGAGTTCACCACGTACGCCGGCGAGCTGGGCGTGCCGGAGATCACCGCGATCCCGATCTCGGCGCTGGCCGGCGACAACGTGGTGGAGCCGTCCGCCCACATGGACTGGTACGGCGGCCCGACCGTCCTGGAGCACCTGGAGACGGTTCCGGTCAGCCACGACCTCACCGGCTGCCACGCCCGGCTGCCCGTGCAGTACGTGATCCGCCCGCAGACCGCCGAGCACCCCGACTACCGGGGCTACGCGGGCCAGATCGCCGCGGGCACCTTCCGCGTCGGCGAGAGCGTGACCGTGCTGCCCTCGGGCCGCACCTCGAAGATCTCCGGGATCGACCTGCTCGGCGAGTCGGTGAACGTGGCCTGGACGCCGCAGTCCGTGACGCTGCTCCTCGACGACGACGTCGACATCTCGCGCGGCGATCTGATCGTGCCGAGCGGGGACGCGCCCGCGACCACGCAGGACGTGGAGGCGACGGTCTGCCATGTGGCCGACCAGCCGCTCGCCGTGGGCCACCGCGTGCTGCTCAAGCACGGCACCCGTACGGTCAAGGCGATCGTCAAGGACATCCCGTCCCGGCTGACCCTCGACGACCTGTCGCTGCACCCGCACCCGGGGCAGCTGGCCGCCAACGACATCGGCCGCGTCAAGATCCGTACCGCCGAGCCGCTGCCGCTCGACTCGTACGCCGACTCCCGCCGCACCGGTGCCTTCATCCTGATCGACCCGGCCGACGGCACCACGCTCACCGCGGGCATGGTCGGCGAGTCGTTCGCGTCGCCCGAGCCGGTCAAGGCCGACGTCGACTACGACGGATGGGACTTCTGA
- the cysC gene encoding adenylyl-sulfate kinase encodes MTNTQENQVSGATTGATIWLTGLPSAGKTTIAYELADRLREEGHRAEVLDGDEIREFLSAGLGFSREDRHTNVQRIGFVAELLASNGVKALVPVIAPYADSRAAVRKRHQSEGTAYLEVHVATPVEVCSERDVKGLYAKQAAGEISGLTGVDDPYEAPESPDLRIESHQQTVRESASALHALLTERGLA; translated from the coding sequence ATGACCAACACCCAGGAGAACCAAGTGAGCGGGGCCACCACCGGAGCCACCATCTGGCTCACCGGGCTGCCCAGCGCGGGCAAGACCACCATCGCGTACGAGCTGGCGGACCGGCTGCGCGAGGAGGGCCACCGGGCCGAGGTGCTCGACGGCGACGAGATCCGCGAGTTCCTCTCGGCCGGGCTCGGCTTCAGCCGCGAGGACCGGCACACCAATGTGCAGCGGATCGGCTTCGTCGCCGAACTGCTCGCCTCCAACGGCGTCAAGGCGCTGGTGCCGGTGATCGCCCCGTACGCCGACAGCCGTGCCGCGGTCCGCAAGCGCCACCAGTCCGAGGGCACCGCCTATCTGGAGGTGCACGTCGCCACTCCCGTGGAGGTCTGCTCCGAACGCGATGTGAAGGGCCTGTACGCCAAGCAGGCGGCCGGCGAGATCAGCGGGCTCACCGGGGTCGACGACCCCTACGAGGCCCCCGAATCGCCCGACCTGCGGATCGAGTCGCACCAGCAGACCGTGCGGGAGTCCGCGTCCGCCCTCCACGCACTGCTCACCGAGAGGGGTCTCGCATGA
- a CDS encoding ABC transporter ATP-binding protein — MALAVAEAADRTTVEYAARIGHVSKSFAGRAGPQLVLDDITLDVAPGEFVTLLGASGCGKSTLLNLVAGLDKPTAGTIETPGGRPALMFQEHALFPWLTAGKNIELALRLRGVPKAERRGRAEELLELVRLTGAYGKRVHELSGGMRQRVAMARAIAQDSQLLLMDEPFAALDAITRDVLHDELTRIWRETNLSVLFVTHNVREAVRLAQRVVLLSSRPGRVAHQWTVDIPQPRRIEDSDVAELSVEITEQLRGEIRRHGQH; from the coding sequence ATGGCCCTTGCAGTCGCCGAGGCCGCGGACCGTACGACGGTGGAGTACGCCGCCCGGATCGGGCACGTGTCGAAGTCGTTCGCGGGTCGCGCCGGCCCCCAGCTCGTGCTCGACGACATCACCCTCGATGTCGCGCCGGGCGAGTTCGTCACCCTCCTGGGAGCCTCCGGGTGCGGCAAGTCGACGCTTCTGAACCTGGTGGCGGGGCTCGACAAGCCGACCGCCGGGACGATCGAGACGCCCGGCGGGCGGCCCGCGCTGATGTTCCAGGAGCACGCGCTGTTCCCGTGGCTGACCGCGGGCAAGAACATCGAGCTCGCGCTGCGGCTGCGCGGCGTGCCCAAGGCCGAGCGCCGCGGCCGCGCCGAGGAGCTGCTCGAACTGGTGCGGCTGACCGGCGCGTACGGCAAGCGGGTGCACGAGCTGTCCGGCGGTATGCGCCAGCGCGTGGCGATGGCCCGCGCGATCGCACAGGACAGCCAACTGCTGCTGATGGACGAGCCGTTCGCGGCGCTCGACGCCATCACCCGGGACGTCCTGCACGACGAGCTGACCCGCATCTGGCGCGAGACGAACCTGTCCGTCCTGTTCGTCACGCACAACGTGCGCGAGGCCGTCCGGCTCGCCCAGCGCGTGGTGCTGCTCTCCTCCCGGCCGGGCCGGGTGGCACACCAGTGGACCGTGGACATCCCGCAGCCGCGCCGCATCGAGGACTCCGACGTCGCGGAGCTCTCCGTAGAGATCACCGAACAACTGCGTGGGGAGATCCGCCGCCATGGCCAGCACTGA